From the genome of Eublepharis macularius isolate TG4126 chromosome 12, MPM_Emac_v1.0, whole genome shotgun sequence, one region includes:
- the EPO gene encoding erythropoietin isoform X2 produces MGISGLFPFLLVLELLAPPALLTPLHPICDPRVMDKYILEAQWADQDIARVCAASCGLSETVQVPDTKRARQASEVWGGLALLLTALSQAQERHPATLDQLARMRSALLSVREILRSVNVEADARLLDTPPTPTLNIRTVEKLLSIYLNFLRGKANLYITEACRNYAR; encoded by the exons GGCTCTTTCCTTTCCTGCTAGTGTTGGAACTCCTGGCCCCGCCAGCATTGCTCACCCCATTGCACCCCATCTGCGACCCCCGAGTCATGGACAAGTACATCCTGGAAGCCCAGTGGGCCGATCAAGACATC GCGAGGGTCTGTGCTGCCTCCTGTGGCTTGTCGGAAACTGTCCAGGTGCCAGACACCAAG AGAGCCAGGCAGGCATCCGAGGTCTGGGGCGGCCTGGCCCTGCTCCTGACAGCCTTGAGCCAAGCCCAAGAGCGCCACCCAGCCACGCTGGATCAACTGGCCAGGATGAGGAGTGCCTTGCTCAGCGTCAGGGAAATCCTTCGCAGTGTCAACGTGGAG GCAGACGCCAGACTGCTGGACACGCCCCCGACCCCCACGTTGAACATCCGGACAGTGGAGAAGCTCCTCAGCATCTACCTGAACTTCCTTCGTGGAAAAGCCAACTTGTACATCACTGAAGCCTGTCGGAATTACGCCAGGTGA
- the EPO gene encoding erythropoietin isoform X3 has protein sequence MDKYILEAQWADQDIARVCAASCGLSETVQVPDTKVNFLEWKMMTRARQASEVWGGLALLLTALSQAQERHPATLDQLARMRSALLSVREILRSVNVEADARLLDTPPTPTLNIRTVEKLLSIYLNFLRGKANLYITEACRNYAR, from the exons ATGGACAAGTACATCCTGGAAGCCCAGTGGGCCGATCAAGACATC GCGAGGGTCTGTGCTGCCTCCTGTGGCTTGTCGGAAACTGTCCAGGTGCCAGACACCAAGGTGAATTTTCTTGAGTGGAAAATGATGACT AGAGCCAGGCAGGCATCCGAGGTCTGGGGCGGCCTGGCCCTGCTCCTGACAGCCTTGAGCCAAGCCCAAGAGCGCCACCCAGCCACGCTGGATCAACTGGCCAGGATGAGGAGTGCCTTGCTCAGCGTCAGGGAAATCCTTCGCAGTGTCAACGTGGAG GCAGACGCCAGACTGCTGGACACGCCCCCGACCCCCACGTTGAACATCCGGACAGTGGAGAAGCTCCTCAGCATCTACCTGAACTTCCTTCGTGGAAAAGCCAACTTGTACATCACTGAAGCCTGTCGGAATTACGCCAGGTGA
- the EPO gene encoding erythropoietin isoform X1 — MGISGLFPFLLVLELLAPPALLTPLHPICDPRVMDKYILEAQWADQDIARVCAASCGLSETVQVPDTKVNFLEWKMMTRARQASEVWGGLALLLTALSQAQERHPATLDQLARMRSALLSVREILRSVNVEADARLLDTPPTPTLNIRTVEKLLSIYLNFLRGKANLYITEACRNYAR; from the exons GGCTCTTTCCTTTCCTGCTAGTGTTGGAACTCCTGGCCCCGCCAGCATTGCTCACCCCATTGCACCCCATCTGCGACCCCCGAGTCATGGACAAGTACATCCTGGAAGCCCAGTGGGCCGATCAAGACATC GCGAGGGTCTGTGCTGCCTCCTGTGGCTTGTCGGAAACTGTCCAGGTGCCAGACACCAAGGTGAATTTTCTTGAGTGGAAAATGATGACT AGAGCCAGGCAGGCATCCGAGGTCTGGGGCGGCCTGGCCCTGCTCCTGACAGCCTTGAGCCAAGCCCAAGAGCGCCACCCAGCCACGCTGGATCAACTGGCCAGGATGAGGAGTGCCTTGCTCAGCGTCAGGGAAATCCTTCGCAGTGTCAACGTGGAG GCAGACGCCAGACTGCTGGACACGCCCCCGACCCCCACGTTGAACATCCGGACAGTGGAGAAGCTCCTCAGCATCTACCTGAACTTCCTTCGTGGAAAAGCCAACTTGTACATCACTGAAGCCTGTCGGAATTACGCCAGGTGA